The nucleotide sequence AACATAGTTCATCTTCGAGATTGTCAATTGTGTTCATTGTGATAAGTGGGCACAGGTCAGGTTGGTTGCAGAGTTGTTTGACCAAAAGTGACAACTTATCCCTCCAACTGTTTACTCCACTCTTTGAATACCATTGGCTACTTTTATAACTTACACAAACTGTCGTGATAATACATACTTACTTCAGTAACTAAATTTTAGAGCGTAATTTTTTCTCATCAGCCACCCCTTCCCCCAACTTATGTTCATTCCTAGAAGTAGTTTGTGGTGCCTGTCTTTCGTTTCTGGAGTCCATATAATTGTCaatagttttgttttatcaaatttatcaaaGTATATGTTTTCTTAGACTTTACCATACACAGTCCTTGTATGAAAACTGCCATACATTTATGAAATCTTCATGTTGTCTTTACCATACACAGTCCCCATATGAAGGAGGAACGTTTAAACTAGAACTCTTTCTGCCAGAAGAATATCCAATGGCAGCACCTAAAGTACGATTTATGACCAAAATTTATCATCCCAATATTGATAAGCTGGGTAGAATTTGTTTGGATATTTTAAAAGGTAAGTTTTTAGACTATATAGGCTTGAAATGAACTTTTTTTGTGacagtcctagtgggctaccaattttcagaaagtggtagcccaaggatggtgaccagtagtcctatattcctgaactggaaatatatttgttattgaaatacaaataccATGACAGACATGGTTTATGTTGTACTTGAATCCCCTCTAATAATGAATGTTTCCCCCGATATATCTGCAGATAAGTGGAGTCCTGCTTTACAAATCCGCACAGTGTTACTTTCAATTCAGGCGTTACTCAGTGCACCAAACCCAGATGATCCTCTAGCCAATGATGTAGCAGAACAGTGGAAAGTTAATGAAGCCCAAGCAATTGAAACAGGTACGAGGTAGCAGTTAGTGTGTACTATTAGTTATCCCTGCAAAGTTCTCCTCAGTGGGATTATTTCAAGTGACAAGATAATTCACTGCTGATGGTTCAGATCCGCTTTGTAAGTTAGTATTTTGTCAATTCTAGTTAACATTTAGTCACTCTACATGATGTAACATGGTAAGCTGTACATCTATACTTGGAAAGGTTTCATAATGACAACATCTCGAATTGTGCGTGAAGTACAACTTCAGTTGAAGTAATGTGGCAACATGACAGGAATACCTTTGCTTAAAAAGACTGTCATCTGACTGATTCCCATTTTACACTCCACCAAGACTGTTAAATGCTCTGTTTAACCAATGACAATGCATGGTTTTGATCCTTTTGTGTTTACTGCAATGTAAGCTGGGTTTTGATAGGCTAGGCATACACATGAGATTTTAACATAACcaacagtgttgcagccagaggggttttttgggtcatttgacacacattttttggacctgacccacaattttggaagtgatgggtcataggtgacccacactaaaattgtatgcaaatatgtttagcaatatgaccacgcctataacaacagccaaatgattgcgtatactgcatagataacaacagggttggatagacaactgcataatcatttaGCAAATATCTAGCAATGTTAGGTATCAcaagtgatttttttaaattggtgtagcatggatcagcatatttttaaaaactgtacagttgtgctacaactcCATTGTCGCTTTTTATTATAATGTCCccaaaaaatttatgatgacccagaaaaatgaaagtctcgggacactatgtcccactctttcaaaaggctggctgcaacactgaacCAATATTGGCTCAGACGTAGGGGCAAGAACCATGACCAAAACGCGAACACTGTAGTAGAAAGAACAATCCTAGTAAAAACATGAAGGTGCATGTAATAGGGATGTGTAATAGTGAACAAATAGCTGAccactaggtacatgtaataGTGAACAAATAGCTCACACTACTACATCTGATTTTAGTCAAATTACTAACCacacttttttttgttttgtttacttaCAGCAAGAGCATGGACAAGACTATATGCAATCAAATAGATTTACTAGAACCAAGggtatattaaaaaaaacagctGATTGTAATTTCATACTAGAAGACCAACCAACCCTGGCAACAGTCTGTGTACCCTGAAGTGTGTAaacctcacacacacacacacaccagcaTCAAAGATCCCGCCCGttcttttattttatcttattttattctATTACTGCCCATCTCGTGTTCCTCGTTACAAATCCAGTATTGTTGTGTTGGCCTACAGGGTTGGTTCTACTTGACACTCAGAAAAATACTCAAGGAGCCCCAGAGTTCTCTTTTCTAGTTTGTCtactttcttgttttttttaagttttgaaCTTTTTGTTGAAAAGTCCCTGAATCAAGAGCAAAAGTGTAGATCTTTGCAaattcattgtattttttttttcgttgaATATTTAGAACTTCGAATTATGATTATGAGTTTCTGTGAAAAGTCactgtatttttaaaaagaaggagttcctttttttttttttaaatactaactgGGTGAGGTAAAGTAGGGTGTGTTTGCTAAATATATGGAAATAGCTGTAAGCTAATTAATTATGGTGGGGGGAATAGCTACCTTTAGATCACAGAGAGCAGAGCACATTGTAATACAAGCCAGATAGTATTGCTTTCACATAGGCTTTTGAAGGAACTGATTTTCAGCTGGTTGGGTATTCATTTAGAAAGCTGCTGGAACCAATTTGAAATACAGTGGTTACAGCAATGATGCTAAAAaaatcatgtatatgtacattattcaCTCTCGCTTGCCATGTTCATTGTCCTCAGCGAATGCAGcactgaaaaaaaatttaaccaaaaaaaaacacaaaaaaaccccAGAAAGCATAAAAAGATAAAGAGAATTCAGTTTACATTACATAACTTGCATTTTCAATATATCGTCAACACCATCATGTTTTTGTCATATCCCAGTCAATTCGGTTTAAATGACTGAATATGTCAAACGTACGTGCACACAAAGAGTTGTGGTCAAGAACTTGAATAGCGCCACCAAGAGATAATAAAAAAACTAACGCTTTGTTTTTTTCTCCCTTTGGAATTGAAAGTTTGCAGCTGTTTCCAACCACGTTGTCAGACCTCATTATCATTATGTACATGCTTCAAGTCACTATGAAAGTTTACTGACCAGAGTAAGGTTGGGAAAGagtatttgtacaaataaaaaaaaaacacctttgATAGTAGTTAGTTGCAACCTCTTCTCTCagattgcatacatgtatatctcttGAACTTTGGCCACCAAACAAGGAAATATCTCTTTCCCCTCCCAGAAACCTGtacaattgtttacaatacagaaaatgtgacatttctttTTTGTAGCCTCACATTTAAGatacaataaaacatacataaccTTTGCTTGAATCATTTTGAAGTatgatttgtgaaatatttgtgtgtgtgcttgtgaaTGAAAACCAAATCAAAATGCAAATGATCGCAATCCAAATGCTTTGGCATTTGATGGGGATGTTACTAAGGGTGTCTACataagaaattgttcaaatccaAGTCGTTGCATAATGTAtactatgtaaaaaaaaaaaatcatttattgaATTTTACATGTCTGTGATGTCGTGATGCTTTAACTTATGACTAATCAAGTTCTTGTGCattgtcatatttgaccattttaTAAAGAAACATTGATCAAATTGTGTGTAGCAATGCATAAAGTGTTTTGGCATTCAAGTGACAAAATATTAGTCAGACTTGTGGGCCATATGAAAGTCATGATTTTGAAAAACTTTGGTAGTATAAAACTGTATTGAATCGAATGTGTTGTATTTTCTGAAAAATGGTAAAAGACAAATATTAAAGTTGTATGGACCATGTATCAGGGATGTAGGTATAAAGGGCTGGTAACTGGCAAAAATAATGAACTACTTTGCAATTTCTTACCAGCTATTTTTTTCAGGAATTTTTTATTAACCATTGTGTTTCAACCACTATATATCTGTTGACAGGCAAATTCATGTGTCTCCCTTGTAGGTGTTTATACCACCTACTTTTCCAATCTTACCAGCTACTTCCCTGCATATCTACTGTGAATTTAATATAAGTTTCCACTGAACAATTCTCTTCATGTTAGCACATTTGAACTCAAATAAACTCGGTGGAAATTCACTTTTACGACAAATCCTGTCGATATCAAGGTGTCCAACACAAGATAATCCAAttactgatatgcaaattaagtctaaGAATGTGATTTTGGGTCACAAACTTTAAAACTCTGTAACAGCCAAGCCAGTCTTTTACAAATGTAGCAACACTGAAGGGTGTGCAACTATAAACACAACTGTCACTTTCAGATTATGATACAATATCAACAGTTTCTTACGAAATCATCAAAGTTATGCATTATTTGTCTATATTTGAAACATTATCAATTTTACGAAATGTAATTCTGTATACATGGGTCCAGCTAATACATCCATCCATGCTAAGACAATGGTTATGGGTTCTGAGTACTTGGGCGTGCTACAGGGAggggtgaggtgaggtgaggggggggggtaccaattctcatttgaaaataaatcaccAAATCAAGTCTCTTCTTTAAAAACAgttttttatacatttattgatgTGTTGGAAAAACAACTACATCATATCATGATAATTACAAAGTATGTTATTTAAGAAATGTAGCCATTGGAAAAAACAAATCAACTATTTGCCTCTAAATATACACAGATATCACTTacaaaaataatcaatttaGACTTTATTATTGATAGATGATATTTCACTTAAATAGACCATAATACCCTCATAAATACCAACAAGTCTACTGTTAAATTACAGTCAAATTGATAATATTCTgttcaaacattttaaaataagaTTAAAATACAGATTTTCAAAACTTTACTTAGAGTAAAGTGCTCTTTCATTATGTcgatgaaattaaatttttgatagattattttgtattattttgtactcCTAACACAAATTTCCTTTCAACATAGTTCATTGGACAAATTAAAACTTGTCTTCATCAGTAATTAAGTTTTgcaataattttacaaattcaaagGAAGCTAAACATTTGCCTATATCATTTGTAAGTAAGGCAATCTGAGGTCAATCAAGGTCACATGTTCCCTCACCTAAGTAAGGCAGTCTGAGGTCAATCAAGGTCACATGTTCACTAACCTCAGTAAGGCAATCTGAGGTCAATCAAGGTCACCTGTTCACTAACCTCAGAAAGGCAATCTGAGGTCAATCAAGGTCACATGTTCACTAACCTCAGTAAGGCAATCTCAGGTCAAACAAGGTCACCTGCTCACTAACCTCAGTATGACAATATCAGGCAAAACAAGGTCATCTGCTCACTAACTTAGGTAATCTGAGGTCAAACATAGTCACCTGTTCACTAACCTCAGTAAGGTAATCTGAGGCCAAATAAGGTCACCTGCTCACTAACCTTATGGGAATCTGAGGTCAAACAAGGTCACTTGTTCACTAACCTAAGTAAGGTAACTTGAGGCCAAATAAAGTCACCTGCTCACTTATCTTAGGGCAATCTGAGGTCAAACAAGGCCACCTGTTCACTAACCTAAGTAAGGTAACCTGAGGCCAAATAAGGTCACCTGCTCACTTATCTTAGGGCAATCTGAGGTCAAATAAGGTAACTAGGTTACCTACTTACCAACTAATCAGGCAATCTGAGGTTAAACAATGTGTAGTAGCTAAAATTGATTACAGGCACACTGCCTATGTCATTTAATATATGTTCGTTATGTCCAGTACAGTGATGCAACATCTCTATACATTGTGATACTCTGCATAGTGATGCAATAGGCTGAATAGCCGTGCACATTCTAATATCCTGCAGTCCTGCACATCCTGATATCCAGTGCAGTCCTGCACATTATACTAAGTACTGTGATACAACAGGCCTGCACGTTATATCAAGTACAGTGATGCAACAGGCCTGCACGTTATATCAAGTACAGTGATGCAACAGGCCTGCACATTATATCAAGTACAGTGATGCAAAGGGCTGCACATTATATCAAGTACAGTGATGCAACAGGCCTGCACATTATATCAAGTACAGTGATGCAACAGGCCTGCACGTTATATCAAGTACAGTGATGCAACAGGCCTGCACATTATATCAAGTACAGTGATGCAACAGGCCTGCACGTTATATCAAGTACAGTGATGCAACAGGCCTGTACACCATATCAAGTATAGTGATGCAACAGGCCTGCACACCATATCAAGTATAGTGATGCAACAGGCCTGCACACCATATCAAGTACAGTGATGCAACAGGCCTGTACACCATATCAAGTACAGTGATGCAAGTCCTGCACACCATATCAAGTACATTGATGCAACAGACCTGCACATTATATCAAGTAGTTTAGTACAGTGATGCAACAGACCTGCACATTATATCAAGTACAGTGATGCAACAGGCCTGCACGTTATATCAAGTACAGTGATGCAACAGGCCTGCACGTTATATCAAGTACAGTGATGCAACAGGCCTGTACACTCCAACATCCAACATCCAACATCACATCAGTCCAGTACATTAATCATCTGTGACATCAGTCATCAGAATCTTCCTCTATGTTTTCCCTCTGCTCAAAAGTTTCCTCAAAATTGTCCTCCAACTGTTGACAAATACACGACaccattgatatgtaaatataattgAAAAGAATACTACCAAGAAAATTACATATTTGTCTCACTTATATGTGAAGTCAGAAATGCAGACATTATATTCTGCTATTAAGAATAAAGCATGGTTCtcattcataacaaaaaaaaaaactgaaatcatataatatttcaaaacaaaacaaaaatgttactcTTTGCAATAAATGATTAATATTTCTCTTGAAATTCTGATTACATTTTCCACTGACAGGGATAATGAGGTATGTATATAATGACACAAATAACATCAATTCAGCAATTCAACACCTGAGATTtgctatttatttttatgtctaTTACAGCTCAGGTCTTCCTGTCGGTAATATGGTAAATTAGCCATACTAACCTCATCATCACTGTCCACATTGACAGGCCTTCCTACCTCATACACTCGGCATACACTCTCAAATGGTAAAGTAGCCATGTCTGTCAAAGGCTAATACGAGGTAAAAGAAATGAACACGAAGACAATATATTAAAATCATGACTGAGCATCatcaaactttaaaaatatcatTACCATACTGAGTCGTGTCAGCACCCTGGGCACTTTCATTGTAACCTTTTCTCAAAGTGAGGGGTGGGCACTCACCCAGACACACCTCACTACATAATGGGGAGGGTTGGCCTGGGTGTTAAACAGaatctttcaaaatgaaaaagctTATGAAAACAAAAGCACAGGGCCCTTGCTgatgtgagggcgctaacacagttcagtgtatatatataagttatacaatgtattgcatATTGCACATTTTATTGTTAGTTCCAAATTTACTCTTTCCttcatgcatacatgtgtggtTGGATACaaaaaattactaaaatgtTTAAATTCCACCATTTTGTCTGAATGTCCTGTTTTCTTCTTGACAAATTAAAAGTTACACTAATTGCTATATTGATATTTAACCATGTTGAAAGTGTTCTTTCCTTACCTGGTTCATGGCCAGTAAACGACCAGATCGATCAAAGTCCATACTGATAGCACCCCATTTCACATCAATGGATGCTGAAATATCATCAAATACTCAACTCATtgaaacacatcaaaattaacATTGTGGCCCCTACTACTAGCTAGGTCAGAggtgggtcaaaggtcacacttAATGATTATGTCGGCACTTGGACTTTATGATTCATAAGTCAAGTTTCTCTTTTCAAACCTATGGTGAAAACTTGACGTACTGtttcgtttttttttattttttttctatttatgtTGACTTTCTTTGCTTATGAAATCTACATTGTTATCACAATGCAATAGAATGTTGTACAACATGGTACAGTAACGATACCTATATTATCATCTAAATTAttttgtgccccccccccccccccaccacataATTTTTGCTCATACCCTTATCTTGTCCTATCCCACAGTAGTACCATTTATCAAAGAATGCATTCTTACCAATTGTTTTGTAGTCATCGTCAGGGTCAAATGTCCTGAAAAAATGGTGACTGCGTGGTGCTGGATTGTCAGACTGACTATCTGGAGAAGTTActgacaacaaaacaaaaaatgaagttcatgtatatgtaccatCTTAGAaagaacaaatccactggttctgggtccaggactagcgatttttttgggtggaccacacaaattttaccttgtctggtccatcggaccagtaccttactgttaataactatgttaaaaagtcatctgaatatacagattcataggtaagatttaatgtttcacattagcgagacctgggaccactaattctttcagcaggaccactggatttttttaaggcactggtccggggaccaccagttcacaaaatgatttgttcacccctgatatTGGTTTtgaaacaagtcttcatcaaagacataTCATGTTATgaatttgatgacaaatatagGCTCATTTGGGTCACAAAATGAAGTGATAACAATTGTAAACTTTCAGTTTCCACACTGTTTCCTATtaaataaacaatgtatatGCCCTAAACAGTGATGTAATAACTTTTAAACATATTTCTAGTTGTTCTGTTGTGTATGCTGAAATTTTGCTCATTCTACTAATTACAAcaattgatttcaaaataatttctgGTCTGAAAGTCAAAACGACAAGAATCTGAATGTAAGATGGAATCATCAAATGTAGTATCTTGGACACTATCTACTCAAGACATCATGTAGATATAAAGATTAATTCAAAAATTAATGAGTACATACTATTTTTTTGGATGAGAGAATTATTCATGAACAGAAAACACTTGAAGTTGTAGTGATTGGGTCTACATAACtgaattttcaagttgtgtttagAACAAAGgttaaattgaatactatggtttaccaacacacaTGAATTTCAATTTGAACCTGTAAGACAAAGTTGCCAAAAGCACTACATTTTTTTGGTATATACAATGCAATTGTGAAGAATAGCCATCCATGTCAGGCTAAAATCTTCTATGTAAGCATATCAAATGTGACTATGTAGAGTTAACGTTAAATTCACAATTGAGAATTTGCAATCTCTCCATCCTAACACAAAGACCTGTAGtctgtatttgaatatttgatcTCAGACTTATCTTCTatactttgtatatatttaccTCCTGCCAAAATGTCTCCCTCAAAGTTGTATGCCATGACTTCTGGACAGGGGGCCATATCAGGTATAATATTCATCAGCTTAAAGGTCCTCATATCCCACTGTTGATTGACAGTGTCAAGGAAGAAGTTGCACTGAATGCTGGGATAGGGTGCAAAAGATGGAACATATGCACCAAAAAAGTCACAGAAAGCCAAGAAATTTGATGTAATCTgacaaatgttgtcattttgacaAACTTGTAAGGCTCAAAAATAAAGAAGTTA is from Glandiceps talaboti chromosome 1, keGlaTala1.1, whole genome shotgun sequence and encodes:
- the LOC144444556 gene encoding ubiquitin-conjugating enzyme E2 N; translation: MAGLPRRIIKETQRLMQEPVPGISALPDDHNARYFHVVVGGPKDSPYEGGTFKLELFLPEEYPMAAPKVRFMTKIYHPNIDKLGRICLDILKDKWSPALQIRTVLLSIQALLSAPNPDDPLANDVAEQWKVNEAQAIETARAWTRLYAIK